TGCAGGATATGAAAATATAAAAGTACTGCCCCATATTCCCTATATTCGGGATCAACAACCTTATACACAGCAGGATTATGAACAATTCTCTGAGCGGGTCTTGATCAAGTTGGAAAAAATGGGGCTGCATGACTTACGGGATAATATAGTCACAAAGGATGTATGGACGCCGGAAGATATCAGAAGGATGTATGGCTCCGACCGCGGTGCGATTTATGGAACGGTGTCAGACCGCAAGAAGAATAAAGGATTTAAGCATCCGAAACAGAGCGAACTCTACGATAATCTATATTTTGTCGGCGGAACGGTAAACCCCGGCGGCGGAATGCCAATGGTTACCTTAAGTGGTCAGCTTGTAAGCGAGAAAATTGTTCAGAGGGATGTATCCAATGCCTGACAATGACGGTCATTTTCTTAAAACATTACCGGAAAGGCAGAGAGAGGATCTATTTTCCAGTGCCGACCTTTCAGTTGAAACGCGTAAAAAAAAGCTATTGAAGCTGAAGACCATTCTTTTGGAGCATGAAACGGCATTCATTCAAGCCCTTTATTCAGATTTGGGAAGACCGCCATTCGAAACCATTTCTTCTGAAATTACAGTTTTATTAAATGAAATCGATTATGTATGCAAGCATTTAGCAAAATGGAGCAGGCCTGTTCGGTCCAGATATCTAAAATTTGGATATGTGGAATCAATCAAAAGAATGAGGCATCCATACGGGAGTATACTCATCATTAGTTCGTGGAATTATCCGCTCCAGCTTGCATTGATGCCTGCCATCGGAGCGATAGCCAGCGGAAACCGATGTGTGATCAAACCATCCGAACATGCACCGGCAACTGGTGAACTGCTTAGAGAGGTCATTAATCACGTATTTCCTCCCGAACAATTAACAGTTGTTACAGGAGATGCTCAGACCGCCAGCCTATTGACTTCATCACCTTTTGACCTGATTTTTTTCACAGGCAGTCAGCAGACAGGAAAAGCGGTAGCGCGGCAGGCGGGCAGCCAACTCACTCCGGTGATACTGGAACTCGGCGGCAAAAACCCCTGTATCATGGATGAAACAGGCTTTTCAAAGGCTTCAATCCAGCAAATCATTTGGGGGAAGTTTCTTAATGCAGGACAAACCTGTATTGCGCCGGACACACTTTTTGTCCATCAGTCCATTTACGAAAAAACACTTTCTGAAATATCGGCTTCGCTTTCGGCTTTCTACGGAGATCGACCCCAGGAAAGCGCTGATTATGGTAGGATTTGTAACGATGCACATTTTCAGAAGGTGGTTGATTTAATCGGGAAAGGGGATGTCTGGCATGGCGGGCAGTATGATAGGAACGATCGGTTCATTGAACCAACGGTGGTTACTAATTTGAAACCGGGGAGTTCCATCTTTCAGGAAGAGATATTTGGCCCTGTACTCCCTGTCATTCCATATACAGACATAAGAACATTATTATCGAGTGATATGATACAACGTGATGCACTAACAGGATATATATTCAGTAAAGACAATAAACAAATCCTGCAGTTCACGGAACACATGAAGTCACCAACCATTAGCGTCAATCAAGTGATACATCATGCTGCGAATCCCCATGTCGCATTTGGAGGGATTGGAAGAAGTGGATACGGTGCATATCATGGAAAGACTGGTTTTCTAGCCTTCAGTTATGATAAAACAGATTACAAAGCATATCATTACATCCATGTTCAAGGTAAATTCCCGCCTTATTCCGATAGAAATATGAAGTTATTGAAGAAGTTAAGAAAGTGGCTGTTGTAATTAGGAATCATAGCACACGATGTTACCTGTGAAGCATAGAAAATGAGGGGAATTAACATGATTGTTTCATTTCCTAACCATTGGATCATTATCATTGACATTTTAGCATGGACATTTTTTCATTTGTCCATTTCTGCGATTTGTTTGAAACTGCCTTTAGTATGGTTTCTGAGAGATCACTTTTGGTTTCAGATTTTCTCTTGGGAAAAATCCGGAGAATTGTGGCAGCGTTTATTCCGGGTAAAAAGATGGAAAGGCTATATTATAGATGGCACGATTTTTC
This genomic stretch from Peribacillus muralis harbors:
- a CDS encoding aldehyde dehydrogenase family protein, with the protein product MPDNDGHFLKTLPERQREDLFSSADLSVETRKKKLLKLKTILLEHETAFIQALYSDLGRPPFETISSEITVLLNEIDYVCKHLAKWSRPVRSRYLKFGYVESIKRMRHPYGSILIISSWNYPLQLALMPAIGAIASGNRCVIKPSEHAPATGELLREVINHVFPPEQLTVVTGDAQTASLLTSSPFDLIFFTGSQQTGKAVARQAGSQLTPVILELGGKNPCIMDETGFSKASIQQIIWGKFLNAGQTCIAPDTLFVHQSIYEKTLSEISASLSAFYGDRPQESADYGRICNDAHFQKVVDLIGKGDVWHGGQYDRNDRFIEPTVVTNLKPGSSIFQEEIFGPVLPVIPYTDIRTLLSSDMIQRDALTGYIFSKDNKQILQFTEHMKSPTISVNQVIHHAANPHVAFGGIGRSGYGAYHGKTGFLAFSYDKTDYKAYHYIHVQGKFPPYSDRNMKLLKKLRKWLL